From a single Devosia litorisediminis genomic region:
- a CDS encoding diguanylate cyclase domain-containing protein, producing the protein MATGSKSSAQAQASFAQSDAMLARIVDRAAVGMVVCDMSGQLAYANHAFQKMLGYGPDQNLSIVDLVHADDDSAGRQHVQRLMRGETDDYRGEHRLRHNDGSALWMGVAASALRGEGPAQPDYLIFQITSIELQKRAEEALAYSESRWNFALEGAGQGVWDHDIRTDSMFYSRMWRIMRGIPPDEEVDGDQQKWLARIHPDDLQHVLDNVYKQDQGDEDFDALEYRERKRDGSYVWILSRGKPVEWDADGNPVRTLGTDTDVTKLKTVELELAAEKERLRVTLEAIADGMISTDTNGHVVFMNPAAELLTGHSSTDALGRPVRDIFALFAGETGERQACPVARCLTTDTVTNLDDDMILIGPTGIEREIRCTASPVRTQGDKLSGAVLVFQDVTQSRTLQRELAHSANHDDLTGLPNRAAFDRALNNAIVAATDRQHQHCLLYIDLDQFKPVNDTAGHAAGDALLQQVAQTIRGSCRSHDMAARIGGDEFAVLLQDCPASGGKAIADKMVRAIAALLFDWAGRTYKIGASIGMTAITATPASPLGFMGEADAACYAAKARGRGMAVQFKDI; encoded by the coding sequence ATGGCAACTGGCTCAAAGTCCTCGGCACAAGCGCAAGCCAGCTTCGCACAATCTGATGCGATGCTGGCACGTATTGTGGATCGCGCTGCCGTAGGCATGGTGGTGTGCGACATGTCTGGCCAGCTGGCCTATGCCAATCATGCGTTCCAGAAGATGCTGGGATATGGCCCCGATCAGAACCTGAGCATTGTCGATCTGGTGCACGCGGACGATGACAGCGCCGGGCGCCAGCATGTGCAGCGCCTGATGCGCGGTGAGACCGATGACTATCGGGGCGAGCACCGGCTGCGCCACAACGATGGCAGCGCGCTCTGGATGGGCGTGGCCGCGTCTGCCCTGCGGGGCGAGGGACCCGCGCAACCCGACTATCTGATTTTCCAGATCACCAGCATTGAGCTGCAGAAAAGAGCCGAAGAAGCACTCGCCTATTCGGAGAGCCGCTGGAACTTTGCGCTCGAAGGCGCCGGTCAGGGTGTCTGGGACCATGACATCCGTACTGACTCCATGTTCTATTCGCGCATGTGGCGCATCATGCGGGGCATTCCGCCCGATGAGGAGGTGGATGGGGACCAGCAGAAATGGCTGGCGCGTATCCACCCCGACGATCTGCAGCACGTGCTCGACAATGTCTACAAGCAGGATCAGGGCGACGAGGATTTCGACGCTCTGGAATATCGCGAGCGCAAGCGCGATGGCAGCTATGTCTGGATCCTGAGCCGCGGCAAGCCGGTGGAATGGGATGCCGATGGCAATCCGGTACGCACGCTGGGGACCGACACTGATGTGACCAAGCTCAAGACGGTCGAGCTGGAGCTGGCTGCTGAGAAAGAGCGTCTGCGCGTGACGCTTGAAGCCATTGCGGACGGCATGATCTCCACTGACACCAATGGCCATGTGGTGTTCATGAACCCGGCGGCTGAATTGTTGACCGGCCATAGCAGCACCGATGCGCTGGGTCGGCCGGTGCGCGATATCTTTGCGCTGTTTGCTGGCGAGACAGGCGAACGCCAGGCCTGTCCCGTTGCGCGCTGCCTGACCACCGATACCGTGACCAATCTTGACGATGACATGATCCTGATCGGGCCAACCGGTATTGAGCGCGAAATTCGCTGCACGGCCTCGCCGGTCCGCACGCAGGGCGACAAGCTGTCGGGCGCCGTGCTGGTGTTTCAGGATGTGACGCAAAGCCGGACGCTGCAGCGCGAGCTGGCGCATTCGGCCAATCATGACGATCTGACCGGCCTGCCCAACCGCGCCGCATTCGATCGCGCGCTCAATAACGCCATTGTGGCTGCAACTGACCGGCAGCACCAGCACTGCCTGCTCTATATCGATCTGGACCAGTTCAAACCGGTCAATGACACGGCTGGACATGCTGCGGGCGACGCATTGCTGCAACAGGTGGCCCAGACCATACGCGGCAGCTGTCGCAGCCACGACATGGCGGCGCGCATTGGCGGCGATGAATTCGCCGTGCTGCTGCAGGATTGCCCGGCATCGGGCGGCAAGGCCATCGCCGACAAAATGGTACGCGCCATTGCCGCCTTGTTGTTTGACTGGGCTGGCCGCACCTACAAGATCGGCGCCAGCATTGGCATGACGGCCATCACCGCCACCCCTGCCTCGCCACTGGGATTCATGGGGGAGGCAGACGCCGCCTGCTATGCCGCCAAGGCCCGCGGCCGCGGCATGGCCGTGCAATTTAAGGATATCTAG
- a CDS encoding sugar phosphate isomerase/epimerase family protein, translating to MAQISADRIAVSTWSLHRLLGTTYPHDLSTTEIAPMQETYGEGDESLLGLPSVLANHGYHRLEIVSFHLRSRDPVYLGELRDQLKIANVKLQTLLIDAGDISDPEHGARDQAWIASWIEIANELGAENARIIAGKQKPTRDALDRSVKALTALADGNAGSDVRLVTENWFDLLAEPAHVNFLLDKLDGRIGLLGDFGNWSGPEKYADLKSIFGRAELCHAKASFIDGDLDESDYGQCVALAEEAGYKGPYTLIFDSEIPNEWHGLGVERDFILSRDV from the coding sequence GCTCAAATTAGCGCTGACCGCATCGCGGTTTCGACCTGGTCGCTGCACCGTCTGCTGGGCACAACCTATCCTCATGATCTGAGCACCACCGAGATCGCGCCGATGCAGGAGACCTATGGCGAGGGCGATGAATCGCTGCTTGGCCTGCCCTCAGTGCTGGCCAATCATGGCTATCATCGTCTGGAAATCGTCTCGTTCCATCTGCGCAGCCGCGATCCGGTCTATCTGGGCGAACTGCGGGACCAGCTCAAGATTGCCAATGTGAAGCTGCAGACATTGCTGATCGATGCCGGCGATATCAGCGATCCCGAGCATGGCGCCCGCGATCAGGCCTGGATCGCCAGCTGGATCGAGATTGCCAATGAGTTGGGTGCAGAAAACGCCCGGATCATCGCTGGCAAGCAGAAGCCGACGCGCGATGCGCTGGACCGCTCGGTCAAGGCGCTGACGGCGCTGGCTGACGGCAATGCAGGCTCGGATGTGCGACTGGTCACCGAGAACTGGTTCGATCTGCTGGCCGAGCCGGCCCATGTCAATTTTCTGCTCGACAAGCTCGATGGCCGCATCGGCCTGCTGGGTGACTTCGGGAATTGGAGTGGGCCCGAGAAATATGCCGACCTCAAGTCGATTTTTGGCCGCGCCGAACTGTGCCACGCCAAGGCCAGCTTCATTGATGGCGATCTCGATGAATCCGACTATGGCCAATGCGTCGCGCTCGCCGAAGAGGCTGGCTACAAGGGCCCCTATACGCTGATCTTTGACAGCGAGATTCCCAATGAGTGGCACGGTTTGGGGGTCGAGCGCGATTTCATCCTGTCGCGCGATGTCTAG